In the Scyliorhinus torazame isolate Kashiwa2021f chromosome 22, sScyTor2.1, whole genome shotgun sequence genome, one interval contains:
- the LOC140399008 gene encoding tubulin alpha chain-like has translation MRECLSIHLGQAGVQLGNACWELYCLEHGIQPDGQMPSDKTIGGGDDSFNTFFSETGAGKHIPRAVFVDLEPTVIDEVRTGTYRQLFHPEQLITGKEDAANNYARGHCSIGKEIVDLVLDRIRKVADQCTGLQGFLIFHSFGGGTGSGFTSLLMERLSVDYGKKSKLEFSIYPAPQIATAVVEPYNAVLVTHCTLEHSDCAFMVDNEAIYDVCRRNLDIERPTYTNLNRLMAQIVSSITASLRFDGALNVDLTEFQTNLVPYPRIHFPLLTYAPLISAEKAYHEQLSVSEITNSCFEPANQMVKCDPRQGKYMACCMLYRGDVVPKDVNAAIATIKTKRSISFVDWCPTGFKVGINYQPPTVVPGGDLAKVQRALCMLSNTTAIALAWTRLNLKFDKMYAKRAFVHWYVGEGLEEGEFQDAREDMASLEKDYEEVAVDSSSLDRKAEEEE, from the exons ATG CGTGAGTGTCTTTCAATCCACCTTGGCCAGGCGGGAGTGCAGCTTGGTAATGCTTGCTGGGAGTTGTATTGTCTGGAGCATGGAATCCAGCCCGATGGGCAGATGCCCAGTGACAAGACCATCGGAGGTGGTGACGACTCCTTCAACACCTTCTTCAGTGAGACAGGAGCGGGGAAACACATCCCACGAGCTGTGTTTGTAGATCTGGAGCCCACCGTGATTG ATGAGGTCCGCACCGGCACCTACCGCCAGCTCTTTCACCCAGAGCAGCTCATCACAGGCAAGGAGGATGCGGCGAATAACTATGCACGGGGCCACTGCTCCATCGGAAAGGAAATTGTGGATCTGGTCTTGGATCGCATACGGAAAGTG GCTGATCAATGCACCGGACTCCAGGGTTTCCTCATCTTCCACAGTTTTGGGGGTGGCACGGGCTCGGGTTTTACTTCCCTCCTGATGGAGAGACTCTCCGTTGACTACGGCAAGAAATCCAAACTGGAGTTTTCCATTTACCCTGCTCCCCAGATTGCCACTGCGGTGGTCGAGCCATATAATGCTGTGCTCGTCACCCACTGCACCCTCGAGCACTCTGACTGCGCCTTCATGGTGGACAATGAGGCCATTTATGATGTCTGCCGACGTAACCTTGACATCGAGAGACCAACTTACACAAACCTCAACCGTCTCATGGCACAGATAGTGTCATCCATCACGGCCTCACTCCGGTTTGACGGTGCCCTCAATGTGGACCTGACTGAGTTTCAAACCAACCTGGTCCCCTATCCCCGCATTCACTTTCCATTGTTAACCTACGCGCCCCTTATATCAGCTGAGAAAGCTTACCACGAGCAACTCTCGGTGTCGGAGATCACCAACTCTTGCTTTGAACCAGCCAACCAGATGGTGAAGTGTGACCCCCGCCAGGGCAAGTACATGGCGTGCTGCATGCTGTACCGAGGAGACGTGGTGCCAAAGGATGTCAACGCCGCCATCGCCACCATCAAGACCAAACGCTCAATCTCGTTTGTTGACTGGTGCCCGACTGGATTCAAG GTTGGCATCAACTACCAGCCTCCAACAGTGGTGCCAGGGGGTGACCTGGCAAAGGTACAACGGGCCCTCTGTATGCTGAGCAACACCACCGCCATTGCCTTGGCTTGGACCCGACTGAACCTCAAATTCGATAAGATGTACGCCAAGCGGGCCTTTGTCCACtggtatgtgggggaggggctggaggaaggagaGTTCCAGGATGCACGTGAGGACATGGCGTCACTCGAGAAGGATTATGAAGAAGTGGCCGTCGATTCTTCCTCACTGGACAGAAAGGCAGAGGAGGAAGAATAA